Proteins encoded together in one Stigmatella aurantiaca window:
- a CDS encoding lysophospholipid acyltransferase family protein, with the protein MALDDSPEARVERLELPFNEFGVDPYGISKKHLAQAAHVLAFFYRHYFRVRCFGQEHVPARGRGMLVGNHSGGYAVDGAMVLTSMFLEMEPPRLAQGMAEKFLNRFPIASLWTSRTGQFTGLPEHARRLLEDDRLLMIFPEGYKGTAKLYSERYSLVDFGTGFMRLALQTRSPIIPFAFLGGGTAIPTIANLYKLGRLFGVPYVPVTPYGLALPLPAPLEIHYGAPLTFEGTGNEDDEIITGYVEQVKARIAELIEQGRVRRQERLFL; encoded by the coding sequence GTGGCGCTCGATGACTCTCCGGAAGCGCGGGTGGAACGGCTGGAGCTGCCGTTCAACGAGTTTGGCGTAGACCCGTACGGCATCTCCAAGAAGCACCTGGCGCAAGCGGCGCACGTGCTGGCCTTCTTCTACCGGCACTACTTCCGGGTGAGGTGTTTTGGCCAGGAGCACGTGCCCGCCCGCGGGCGTGGCATGCTCGTGGGCAACCACTCCGGCGGGTACGCCGTGGATGGCGCCATGGTGCTCACCTCCATGTTCCTGGAGATGGAGCCGCCGCGGCTCGCCCAGGGCATGGCGGAGAAGTTCCTCAACCGCTTTCCCATCGCCTCCCTCTGGACGAGCCGCACCGGCCAGTTCACCGGCCTGCCCGAGCACGCCCGCCGCCTGCTGGAGGATGACCGGCTCCTGATGATCTTCCCCGAGGGGTACAAGGGCACCGCGAAGCTCTACAGCGAGCGGTACTCGCTCGTGGACTTCGGCACCGGCTTCATGCGCCTGGCCCTCCAGACGCGCTCGCCCATCATCCCGTTTGCCTTCCTCGGGGGCGGCACCGCCATTCCCACCATCGCCAACCTGTACAAGCTGGGGCGGCTGTTCGGAGTGCCCTACGTCCCCGTCACCCCGTACGGGCTGGCCCTGCCCCTGCCCGCGCCCCTCGAAATCCACTACGGCGCGCCGCTCACCTTCGAGGGCACCGGCAACGAGGATGACGAGATCATCACGGGCTATGTGGAGCAGGTGAAGGCCCGCATCGCGGAGCTCATCGAGCAGGGCCGGGTCCGCAGGCAGGAAAGGCTGTTTCTGTGA
- a CDS encoding M20/M25/M40 family metallo-hydrolase → MTSKKLGAIALWLACATPAFAGEDKEVWITVGTDALEPVRASLLSKGVALPAVAHEKDGVAVMHVRESQLDMLSEVIHSKLHRCAGYMAHESEAQARAALTPREMAPALVSYSIDNPTAAKSLVGGITESGIRGTITTLSAFPSRHYKLASGQQAAISLKDRWTSLASGRSDISVALYTHPSTVSPQQSVILTIKGTSTTSNEEIVLGGHLDSINGSGTSASAPGADDDASGVASLTEVIRVIVAKGYRPTRTVKFMAYAAEEGGLRGSKDIAAKYKSTGVNVVGVLQLDMTNYRGSSPQIVLVSDYTNAAQNTFLTNLVKQYLPSGTAVGTTRCGYACSDHASWYNQGYAASIPFEAFMGDDNPAIHTANDTLARTAGSAQNSVPFAQLAAAYVAELAKGTVTTP, encoded by the coding sequence ATGACGTCGAAGAAGCTGGGGGCCATCGCCCTGTGGTTGGCCTGCGCCACGCCCGCGTTCGCGGGCGAGGACAAAGAGGTGTGGATCACCGTGGGGACGGACGCGCTGGAGCCCGTGCGCGCTTCGCTCTTGAGCAAGGGGGTGGCGCTGCCCGCGGTGGCTCACGAGAAGGACGGCGTCGCGGTGATGCACGTGCGCGAGTCCCAGCTCGACATGCTCTCCGAGGTCATTCACAGCAAGCTCCACCGCTGCGCGGGGTACATGGCACACGAGAGTGAAGCCCAGGCCCGGGCAGCGCTCACCCCCCGGGAGATGGCGCCCGCGCTGGTGAGCTACAGCATCGACAACCCCACGGCGGCGAAGTCCCTGGTGGGGGGCATCACCGAGTCCGGCATCCGCGGCACCATCACCACGCTGTCGGCCTTCCCCTCGCGCCACTACAAGCTCGCCTCCGGCCAGCAGGCCGCCATCTCGTTGAAGGACCGGTGGACCAGCCTGGCCAGCGGGCGCAGCGACATCTCCGTGGCGCTGTACACGCACCCCAGCACGGTGTCGCCGCAGCAGTCCGTCATCCTCACCATCAAGGGCACCTCGACTACCTCCAACGAGGAGATCGTCCTGGGCGGTCACCTGGACTCCATCAACGGCAGCGGCACCTCGGCCAGTGCCCCCGGCGCGGACGATGATGCCTCCGGCGTGGCGTCTCTCACCGAGGTCATCCGGGTCATCGTCGCCAAGGGGTACCGTCCCACCCGGACGGTGAAGTTCATGGCCTACGCCGCCGAGGAGGGGGGCCTGAGGGGCTCGAAGGACATCGCCGCGAAGTACAAGAGCACCGGCGTCAACGTGGTGGGCGTGTTGCAGCTGGACATGACGAACTACCGCGGCTCCAGCCCCCAGATCGTCCTGGTGTCCGACTACACCAACGCCGCCCAGAACACGTTCCTCACCAACCTCGTCAAACAATACCTGCCCAGCGGCACCGCCGTGGGCACGACGCGTTGCGGCTATGCCTGCTCGGATCATGCCTCCTGGTACAACCAGGGCTATGCGGCCTCCATCCCCTTCGAGGCCTTCATGGGAGACGACAATCCCGCCATCCACACCGCCAACGACACGCTGGCGCGGACGGCGGGCAGCGCGCAGAACTCGGTCCCGTTCGCCCAGCTCGCCGCGGCCTACGTGGCCGAGCTCGCCAAGGGCACCGTCACCACCCCGTAA
- a CDS encoding SDR family oxidoreductase — MKVLILGIAGGIARKLATRLHAAGHQVLGLDARPWPGAPPGIEIHRMDVRKRAAEDVFRRRRPDAVVHMATVTAFSVKGGERERMNLDGTKAVFDHCRDHGVKQVLFVGRHTFYGAAPDSLLYHTEDEPPRALDKVPELADLVAADLYAATALWRFPEMTTAVLRLCYTLGAPGTGTLVSFLRGRRVPMVLGYDPLFQVIQEEDVVTAIQLALEKRIRGIFNVAGPPPMPLSVIIRQTGRTPVPLPSTLLSWLLGRMGLPTLSQGALDHIKYPIVVDTRQFREATGFQYAHDEGHLLRIFRQASPPLGR; from the coding sequence GTGAAGGTGCTCATCCTTGGCATCGCGGGAGGGATTGCCCGGAAGCTGGCCACCCGGCTGCACGCCGCCGGGCACCAGGTGCTCGGGCTGGATGCACGCCCCTGGCCGGGCGCGCCCCCGGGCATCGAGATTCACCGGATGGATGTGCGCAAGCGCGCCGCGGAGGACGTCTTCCGCCGCCGCCGCCCGGATGCCGTGGTGCACATGGCCACGGTGACGGCCTTCTCCGTCAAGGGCGGCGAGCGCGAGCGCATGAACCTGGACGGCACCAAGGCCGTCTTCGACCATTGCCGCGACCACGGCGTGAAGCAGGTGCTCTTCGTCGGGCGCCACACGTTCTACGGGGCCGCCCCGGACTCGCTGCTCTACCACACCGAGGACGAGCCCCCCCGCGCCCTGGACAAGGTGCCCGAGCTGGCGGACCTCGTCGCCGCGGACCTCTATGCCGCCACCGCGCTCTGGCGGTTCCCCGAGATGACCACCGCCGTGCTGCGCCTCTGCTACACGCTGGGCGCGCCCGGCACCGGCACCCTCGTCAGCTTCCTGCGCGGCCGGCGGGTGCCCATGGTGCTGGGCTATGACCCGCTCTTCCAGGTGATTCAGGAGGAGGACGTGGTGACCGCGATCCAGCTCGCCCTGGAGAAGCGCATCCGCGGCATCTTCAACGTGGCGGGCCCGCCGCCCATGCCACTCTCCGTCATCATCCGGCAGACGGGCCGCACGCCGGTGCCCCTTCCCAGCACCCTGCTGTCCTGGCTGCTGGGGCGCATGGGCCTGCCCACGCTCTCGCAGGGCGCGTTGGACCACATCAAGTACCCCATCGTCGTGGACACCCGGCAGTTCCGCGAGGCCACCGGCTTCCAGTACGCCCACGACGAGGGACACCTGCTGCGCATCTTCCGGCAAGCGTCCCCTCCCCTCGGACGCTGA